In the Populus nigra chromosome 2, ddPopNigr1.1, whole genome shotgun sequence genome, TGATCTGAGATTTAAATTTAACTTGAATTATAAATAGTGCATATCAAGTTCATATTTAATCACTGGATCAAAATCTATACACATCCAGGACCCTAATTACAACTAGGAGGGACCTGGGAGACACCATCAAGCGAATAGTCTAGAAGATTGTAGAAAGAATTCGAGAGAGTTATAAAGTGGGCCCGGCCCAAAACAATTGGGAAGCAAGTTAGATCTCAAGCCCAGTCAAACTTGGAACCCCCTCAACTGCTTCTCAGCGAAGGTGAAGTGAGCCACGGTGGCCTCCctatttattactattttagACTGCAACTTCAGCTGGAGTGTCATTGACTCTCTGTTGACTACAGAATCTCTAGCGCCTATATATTCTTTCATTAAGCCCAAGCATTCACCACTCACAAACAAGCTCCCTCTCTCTCCAGAAACACACAcgcccacacacacacacgcacgcacgcacaaaACAGTCCCTTACCTGTAGCTGCTAgttttcttcctctcttcttccaGTTTCAAGCCTCTTTTAGGAAGAGGAATGAATTACAATTTCCCCTCAGGTGAGTCGGGTTTTACTCAGTGCGCTACAACACACACTAATCAATTGCCTCCTCCTGCAAATCTTTCTCTAACTGtcattttgctttgtttttgttagTTGTGAACAGTTCACCAAACCCAAATCCATCCACACCGGAAGTTGGATATAGATTTCATCCAACCAATGAAGAATTAGTTTGTAATTATTTGAAGCCAAAGATACTGGGTGATGACGTGGAAGACTTGTCAATCATGCCGGTGGTTCATGTTTGCAAGCATGAACCCTCGGAGTTACCTGGTAATTAATAATTAGACGTCCCTTTCTATCTTGTTATACGTTTATTGTTTCTATCATGATATTGGATTAACGCAGTCATTATTATGTGTAGATAAATCAAACATAAAGTCAAAGGACGCGGTATGGTATTTCTTCTGCCCTCGCGATTTTAAGTATTTAAACAGCGGACGTTATAACCGGAGAACAAAGCTCGGGTTTTGGAAACCAACCggcaaaaatcttaaaataagatttatgGGTACCAAGAAGGTGATTGGTACAAGGAAGACTTTGGTTTTCTATACAAAGTCTAGTCCTAAACCAATAAGGACTGGATGGATCATACATGAATACGAATATATCTCTGATTTAAGCCTCTCTAACCAGGTAAATGCTAAAAGAATTTTGTcccttttgatttaatttttctgCACTAGTGTAGGGTCTTTTGCAGAAAcattgatttgaattaatttgttgCAATGTTCTTACATGGAAGGGGAAAATAGCCCAAGTAAGTTATGGCCATCATTTCTACGAAATTGGAAGCTTGGATGTTAATCTGGTCCTTTACTTTTTGCTCAATTAACATACCTCTTTATTATTTCAAGCTGTAAGGAATGGTCATATACTCTGTTGGGTATGGAGATTGTAGTCGGTAATTTTTGGTTCATAAGTTCTGTTCGTTCGATTTTACTTTGAGTATCTGGTGGTGTAGCCGCCCCcgtgtttttttagaaattaatttgctTTTACTGGTGTATGCTCTTATGTACTAATAATTCACTCGATGAATCTAGGTTCTCTGTTTCAATATGTGCAGGGGGGATATGTTCTctgtaaattgaagaaaaaaccagATGTGAAGACCACCAAAGGTGAACCAAATCACCATATGGTCTCGATCTCTGATTTCGAAGCTGCACCGAACTGCAGTATTGAAGGCGAATGCGGGCCTTCGATGGAGATGCCTTCTAAGTTTATGAATCACTCAACC is a window encoding:
- the LOC133681813 gene encoding NAC domain-containing protein 71-like translates to MNYNFPSVVNSSPNPNPSTPEVGYRFHPTNEELVCNYLKPKILGDDVEDLSIMPVVHVCKHEPSELPDKSNIKSKDAVWYFFCPRDFKYLNSGRYNRRTKLGFWKPTGKNLKIRFMGTKKVIGTRKTLVFYTKSSPKPIRTGWIIHEYEYISDLSLSNQGGYVLCKLKKKPDVKTTKGEPNHHMVSISDFEAAPNCSIEGECGPSMEMPSKFMNHSTHGYGESSLLDLDFDNPNLDISAPDEGEWNSLTVLPSGLEDGNPWEKTEEGCLRSSVVSPENSPTDALLPDLSQLIPHLRAELKALISELENNLRSPFQPAASVSTEEIPFHMGFDAPVST